One genomic window of Evansella cellulosilytica DSM 2522 includes the following:
- the rfbB gene encoding dTDP-glucose 4,6-dehydratase encodes MVTKKVLVTGGAGFIGGNFVQYMVKKFPHYEIYNLDLLTYAGELFKHKNIEEYSNYHFIKLDIADREKVMKYFESEKFDFVVHFAAESHVDRSITDPEVFVRTNVMGTQVLLDAAKEHSVSKFLHVSTDEVYGELDFNPNTFFTEDTPLQPNSPYSASKAASDLLVRSYHETFGLPVNITRCSNNYGPYHFPEKLIPLTISRVLNDQKVPVYGDGKNIRDWLHVLDHCSAIDLVLHEGSNGEVYNIGGHNEKTNLEVVKTIINTLGKSEDLIEFVTDRLGHDKRYAIDPSKLERLGWKPKYNFDTGIKQTIEWYVQNKDWWQTILSGESKEN; translated from the coding sequence TCAAAAAGTTTCCTCACTACGAAATATATAATTTAGATTTATTAACATATGCAGGAGAGTTATTCAAACACAAAAATATTGAAGAATATAGTAATTACCATTTTATTAAATTAGATATTGCAGATAGAGAAAAAGTAATGAAATATTTTGAAAGTGAAAAATTTGATTTTGTTGTTCATTTTGCAGCTGAAAGTCATGTCGACCGTTCAATTACTGATCCAGAGGTATTTGTTAGGACTAATGTAATGGGAACGCAAGTTTTACTTGATGCGGCTAAAGAGCACTCTGTATCAAAATTTTTACATGTTTCAACTGATGAAGTTTATGGAGAGCTAGATTTTAATCCAAATACTTTTTTTACTGAAGATACTCCTCTTCAGCCAAATAGTCCATATAGTGCGAGTAAGGCAGCATCTGATTTATTAGTACGTTCTTACCATGAAACGTTTGGTTTGCCTGTTAATATAACGCGTTGTTCTAATAACTATGGACCTTACCATTTTCCAGAGAAACTGATTCCATTAACTATTTCTCGAGTACTAAATGATCAAAAAGTTCCAGTATATGGAGATGGAAAAAACATTCGTGATTGGCTACATGTGCTTGACCATTGTTCAGCGATTGACCTAGTTTTACATGAAGGTTCGAACGGTGAAGTTTATAATATTGGTGGGCATAATGAGAAAACTAATCTTGAAGTGGTTAAGACAATAATAAACACCCTTGGCAAATCAGAAGATTTAATCGAGTTTGTTACAGATCGTTTAGGTCATGATAAACGTTATGCTATTGATCCTTCTAAATTAGAAAGATTAGGATGGAAGCCTAAATATAATTTTGATACTGGCATTAAGCAAACAATTGAATGGTATGTACAAAATAAAGACTGGTGGCAAACGATACTAAGTGGAGAGTCCAAAGAAAATTAA